The following proteins are encoded in a genomic region of Desulfurococcaceae archaeon:
- the rpsJ gene encoding 30S ribosomal protein S10, whose protein sequence is MSSQRMVKIRMWSTNVKVLEDFVSKLVDIAKKSGVKVSGPVPLPTKKLTIRTLKLPHGEGKKKYEKWEMRIHKRLLYVAEDERVMKQLIRVRVPPEVWIEIEL, encoded by the coding sequence TTGTCTTCGCAGAGAATGGTTAAGATCAGGATGTGGAGCACTAACGTGAAGGTACTCGAAGACTTTGTATCAAAACTAGTTGACATAGCGAAGAAAAGCGGTGTTAAGGTTAGTGGACCTGTACCCCTACCCACGAAAAAACTCACGATAAGAACACTTAAACTACCTCACGGAGAAGGCAAGAAAAAGTATGAAAAATGGGAAATGAGAATACATAAAAGGCTGCTCTACGTGGCCGAAGACGAGCGGGTAATGAAGCAACTAATAAGGGTTAGAGTGCCACCGGAGGTGTGGATCGAGATCGAGCTTTGA